Genomic segment of Kibdelosporangium phytohabitans:
GGCGGAAATGCGGGGTTCGGCGACTATTAGTCTTCGGGCATGAGCTCCGAGTGCTTGTTCTGCCGGATCGTCGCCGGTGAATTGCCGTCGACCGCCGTGCACGAGACCGAGACCACGTTCGCGTTCCGCGATCTTCACCCGCAGGCGCCGACGCACATCCTGATCGTTCCCCGCGCGCATTACACCGACGCGGTCGATCTGGCCAAGAACGAGCCCGCGCTGCTCGGCGACCTCACGCTCGCCGCCGGTGCCGTCGCCGAGGCCGAGGGGCTCGCCGAATCCGGCTACCGCCTGGTGTTCAACACCGGCGCCGACGCCGGCCAGACCGTTTTCCACGTCCACCTGCACCTGCTCGGCGGTGCACAGTTGGGTCACTTCGGCACCCCGTGAGCAGGTATTCGCTGCGACTTGCCACCCCCTGCGGCTAGCATCGTCAATGTCAGCGACGAACGACTAGCAGGGCGCGTCAGCGCAGAAAGCAGGCCAGAGGCCTCGTGGCCGGTACCGCACCGGGTGGAGCCGCCCGATCATCCGAGACTCCCCTCAACGGGAAGAACGGCTCATCTCAGGTGGACCCCAGCGCGTCCGCCGCCAAGCCAGACCAGCCCGGTCACCCGGCGCAGTCCAGGTTCTCCGTGCCCGACGCGGCGTTGTTGTCGCTGCTCGGTTCGCGCGACGAGAACCTCCGCGTCGTCGAGGAACTCATCGCCGCGGACGTGCACGTCCGGGGCAACGAGGTCACGTTGTCGGGCACGCCGGCCGACGTGGCGTTCGGCGAGCGCGTGTTCGCCGAGCTGTCCACGCTCGCGGGCAGTGGCCAGCCGTTGACCGCCGACGCTGTCCGGCGCTCGATCGCCATGCTCTCCGCGGGCACGGCCGAGTCCCCGGCCGAGGTGCTCAGCCTGGACATCCTGTCCCGGCGCGGCCGCACGATCCGGCCGAAGACGCTGAACCAGAAGCACTACGTCGACGCGATCGACAAGCACACCGTCGTGTTCGGCATCGGCCCGGCCGGTACCGGCAAGACGTACCTGGCGATGGCGAAGGCCGTGCAGGCGTTGCAGGCCAAGCAGGTCAACCGGATCATCCTGACCCGGCCGGCGGTCGAGGCGGGGGAGCGGCTGGGCTACCTGCCCGGCACCCTCTACGAGAAGATCGACCCGTACCTGCGGCCGTTGTACGACGCGCTGCACGACATGGTCGACCCCGAGTCGATCCCGCGGCTGACGCAGGCGGGCACGATCGAGGTCGCGCCGCTGGCGTACATGCGTGGCCGGGCGCAACCGGTGTCCACGAAGGTGCTCACGCCGGATGGGTTCCGCCCGATTGGCGAACTGTCGGTCGGCGATCTGGTCATCGGATCGAATGGCGAACCGACGCCCGTGTTGGGCGTGTACCCACAGGGCGAGAAGGACATCTACCGCGTCACAGCTCAGGACGGGGCCTCGGTGCTCTGCTGTGGTGAGCACCTCTGGACGGTCCGGACTGCTTCGGACCGACGCCGGAACAAGCCTTGGCGAGTGCTTCAGACCAAGGAGATGATCGGCAGACTGCGCGCCGCGCACGCCCGGCGTTATGAGCTGCCGGTGCTGTCGTCGCCCGTGTGCCATCCCGAGCAGAACGTCCCGATGGATCCGTATGCCCTTGGCCTGTTGCTGGGCGACGGCTGCTTGACGGGTTCGGCCACGCCGTCCTTCGCCACCGATGATCCGGAACTCGCTGAAGCGCTGGAATCCGCACTGCCTGACACGACGGTGCGGCGGAAGGGCGACCAGGAGCACGTCCTGAACCGGGTGCGGGAGCCGGGCGACGTCATCACGCTGGAGAACCCGGTGACCAGGGCCCTCCGTTCGCTCAACCTGCTCGGCACGAGGTCGCACGCGAAGTTCATCCCGGATGTCTACCTCCAGAACACCACCGACGTCCGCCTCGGCGTGCTGCAGGGACTCCTCGACAGCGATGGTGGCCCGGTCACCCAACTGGATCGGACCTGTCGCATTCAGTACGTGACCACATCGCCCGCGCTCAGGGATGGCGTGACTCAACTGGTCCGGTCGCTCGGCGGTGTCGCCTACACGCGAGTCCGCCCAGCGAAAGGCCGGCAGCCCGGTCGTGCCAATGGCCGCGATGTCGCATACCG
This window contains:
- a CDS encoding histidine triad nucleotide-binding protein codes for the protein MSSECLFCRIVAGELPSTAVHETETTFAFRDLHPQAPTHILIVPRAHYTDAVDLAKNEPALLGDLTLAAGAVAEAEGLAESGYRLVFNTGADAGQTVFHVHLHLLGGAQLGHFGTP